A stretch of the Streptomyces sp. WMMB303 genome encodes the following:
- a CDS encoding glycosyltransferase family 2 protein translates to MVKLSVIVPFYNVQSYAPETLRSLRANARRDFEFVLVDDASQDETPDILERAEKDLRDVAQVVRVRHARNAGLATARNSGLDRASGEFVTFLDGDDWLAPGHCPRLVASIERLGCDFVRTDHVRCTGRSRTLARVPHGRRGVVEDPRAAILPATRSTSVDYAYAWAGIYHRRLLDEGLLHFTDGLRTAEDRPWIWRLHREARSFAAVGLLGVFYRRGVASSLTRIGDVRQLDFLHAFDRVVEETARDRDAEQLLPKAVRTYCALVSHHLTSDRYEPAVARTLRTKSAAALKRLPAGLLSEALDSMDSERSVRLRRLLRRPARPGRTAGAEGDAPEAVDPGAHTTEAAGSGAHDKGAVA, encoded by the coding sequence GTGGTCAAGCTCTCCGTCATCGTGCCGTTCTACAACGTGCAGTCATACGCCCCGGAAACACTCCGGAGTCTCCGGGCGAACGCCCGTCGGGATTTCGAGTTCGTTCTGGTCGACGACGCCTCCCAGGACGAGACGCCGGACATTCTGGAGCGGGCAGAGAAGGATCTCCGGGACGTGGCGCAGGTGGTCCGGGTCCGGCACGCGCGCAACGCCGGTCTGGCGACGGCCCGCAATTCGGGGCTGGACCGGGCGAGCGGCGAGTTCGTCACGTTCCTGGACGGGGACGACTGGCTGGCGCCCGGCCACTGTCCGCGGCTGGTGGCCAGTATCGAGCGGCTGGGCTGCGACTTCGTCCGCACCGACCACGTCCGGTGCACCGGGCGCTCGCGCACCCTGGCCCGGGTGCCGCACGGCCGGCGGGGCGTGGTGGAGGACCCGCGTGCGGCGATCCTGCCCGCGACCCGCAGCACGTCCGTGGACTACGCCTACGCCTGGGCGGGGATCTACCACCGCAGGCTGCTGGACGAGGGGTTGCTGCACTTCACGGACGGGCTGCGGACGGCCGAGGACCGGCCGTGGATCTGGCGGCTGCACCGCGAGGCGCGCTCGTTCGCCGCGGTCGGGCTGCTGGGTGTCTTCTACCGGCGCGGGGTGGCCTCCTCGCTGACCCGGATCGGGGACGTGCGGCAGCTCGACTTCCTCCACGCCTTCGACCGGGTGGTCGAGGAGACCGCGCGGGACCGGGACGCCGAGCAGCTGCTGCCCAAGGCGGTGCGCACCTATTGCGCGCTCGTCTCGCACCATCTGACGAGCGACAGGTACGAACCCGCGGTGGCGCGCACGCTGCGGACGAAGAGCGCGGCGGCGCTCAAGCGGCTGCCCGCCGGGCTGCTGTCGGAGGCGCTGGACTCGATGGACAGCGAACGGTCCGTCCGGCTGCGGCGGCTGCTCAGGCGCCCGGCCCGCCCCGGACGCACGGCGGGGGCGGAGGGCGACGCCCCGGAGGCGGTCGACCCGGGCGCGCACACCACCGAGGCCGCCGGTTCCGGCGCGCACGACAAGGGAGCGGTGGCCTGA
- a CDS encoding polysialyltransferase family glycosyltransferase — translation MRTQVFLAGTLYGAATLAAALDAGCFEPADQRLLLVSNNAATPETAPALETAPGFERLRGRFDRVLSWNETIRPLHPAGWSPRADDAPLWERYLRRMWDLGDGPEDEVTLVLDTLGDEPGAAVAQLFADAPIEAYAGGLAGYGPTGGKLDPLVGARVRRLLHPDLVPGVAPLQLSEFGVRAEPVPAEALRAVVAEFAQEAPPSVATAPRGAALLLGPSPAAPKLLSPDEVERLQVRMLRGLAARGHREVVLKPHPAAPADLPRAVGKEAGELGVALMVADPRTPAEVLYEGMRPALVVGCCSTALLTASALYGLPVVRAGTGPLLERLAPYESAERVPLTLVDALLPGLEDGSQDGSAPLPRGEPAALVRAVGFCMQPRVLPELRPEAERFLAERLSPATRRYFTRRRLTVLALPGAVPRQFAFVPRNRAVRRVARRARALKRAALG, via the coding sequence ATGCGGACACAGGTGTTCCTCGCCGGCACCCTGTACGGCGCCGCCACCCTGGCGGCGGCGCTCGACGCGGGCTGCTTCGAACCGGCCGACCAGCGGCTGCTGCTGGTCAGCAACAACGCCGCCACTCCCGAGACGGCGCCCGCGCTGGAGACCGCGCCGGGCTTCGAGCGGCTGCGCGGCCGCTTCGACCGGGTACTGTCGTGGAACGAGACGATCCGGCCGCTGCACCCGGCGGGCTGGTCGCCGCGCGCGGACGACGCCCCCTTGTGGGAGCGGTATCTGCGCCGGATGTGGGACCTGGGGGACGGCCCCGAGGACGAGGTCACGCTCGTGCTGGACACGCTCGGGGACGAGCCCGGGGCGGCGGTGGCGCAGCTGTTCGCGGACGCGCCGATCGAGGCGTACGCGGGCGGGCTGGCGGGCTACGGTCCCACCGGCGGCAAGCTGGATCCGCTGGTGGGCGCCCGGGTGCGCCGGCTGCTCCATCCGGACCTGGTGCCCGGTGTGGCGCCGCTGCAGCTGTCGGAGTTCGGCGTGCGGGCCGAGCCGGTACCGGCCGAGGCGCTCCGTGCGGTGGTGGCCGAGTTCGCGCAGGAGGCGCCGCCTTCGGTGGCCACCGCGCCTCGGGGTGCGGCACTGCTGCTGGGCCCGTCGCCGGCCGCGCCGAAGCTGCTCTCCCCGGACGAGGTGGAGCGGCTCCAGGTGCGGATGCTGCGCGGGCTCGCGGCGCGCGGTCACCGCGAGGTGGTCCTCAAGCCGCATCCGGCCGCGCCCGCGGACCTGCCGCGTGCCGTGGGGAAGGAGGCGGGCGAGCTCGGCGTCGCGCTGATGGTGGCGGATCCGCGGACACCGGCGGAGGTGCTGTACGAGGGGATGCGCCCGGCCCTGGTGGTGGGCTGCTGTTCGACGGCGCTGCTGACGGCGTCGGCGCTCTACGGACTGCCCGTGGTGCGGGCCGGTACCGGCCCGCTGCTGGAGCGGCTCGCGCCCTACGAGAGCGCCGAGCGGGTGCCGTTGACGCTGGTGGACGCGCTGCTGCCGGGTCTGGAGGACGGTTCGCAGGACGGCTCGGCCCCGCTTCCGCGCGGCGAGCCGGCGGCGCTGGTCCGCGCTGTCGGGTTCTGCATGCAGCCGCGGGTGCTCCCGGAGCTGCGTCCGGAGGCGGAGCGCTTCTTGGCGGAGCGGTTGTCCCCGGCGACCCGCCGCTATTTCACCCGCCGCCGGCTGACCGTGCTGGCGCTGCCCGGCGCGGTGCCCCGCCAGTTCGCTTTCGTCCCCCGCAACCGTGCGGTGCGCCGGGTCGCCCGCCGGGCGCGGGCGCTCAAGCGCGCGGCTCTGGGCTGA
- a CDS encoding VOC family protein, producing MPLNPALTYRDPRAAVDFLQAAFGFEPVRVFEGDDGSVVHAELRFGDGLVMLGTARDSGLMAGLGPGAVYVSVQDPDAHHARAVEAGAEIVLPPTDQDYGSREYAARDPEGNLWSFGTYTPTA from the coding sequence ATGCCGCTCAATCCCGCGCTCACCTACCGCGACCCCCGCGCCGCCGTCGACTTCCTGCAGGCCGCGTTCGGCTTCGAGCCCGTCCGCGTCTTCGAGGGCGACGACGGTTCGGTGGTCCACGCCGAGCTGCGGTTCGGGGACGGCCTCGTGATGCTCGGCACCGCCCGCGACAGCGGTCTGATGGCCGGACTGGGGCCCGGCGCCGTCTACGTCTCCGTACAGGATCCGGACGCGCACCACGCCCGCGCGGTGGAGGCGGGCGCGGAGATCGTGCTGCCGCCCACCGACCAGGACTACGGCTCGCGCGAGTACGCCGCCAGGGACCCGGAGGGCAACCTGTGGTCCTTCGGCACCTACACCCCCACGGCCTGA